One window of Campylobacter avium LMG 24591 genomic DNA carries:
- the flgG gene encoding flagellar basal-body rod protein FlgG — protein sequence MLRSLHTAATGMIAQQTQIDVTSNNISNVNTVGFKKSRAEFADLMYQVMKYAGTSTSNTTLHPSGIEVGLGVRPTAVTKIFSPGSYKATSTENFDVAIEGNGFFQVQLPDGTTAYTRNGQFTKDSEGNIVNSDGYYLIPQMTIPEGSQYLSIAKDGTVSVMLPGETEETQIGQIEIANFINPAGLHSMGDNLYLETGASGAPTIGVAGQDGFGAIRHGFVEMSNVQLVEEMTDLITGQRAYEAGSKAITTSDEMLSIVNQLKR from the coding sequence ATGTTAAGATCTTTGCATACAGCAGCTACAGGAATGATAGCTCAACAAACTCAAATAGATGTTACATCAAACAATATCTCAAATGTTAACACTGTAGGCTTTAAAAAATCACGTGCCGAATTTGCTGATCTTATGTATCAGGTTATGAAATATGCTGGAACTTCGACTTCAAATACCACCTTGCATCCCTCAGGCATAGAAGTAGGGCTTGGTGTGCGTCCAACAGCTGTAACTAAGATATTTTCTCCAGGCTCATATAAGGCTACAAGCACTGAGAATTTTGATGTGGCTATCGAAGGAAATGGCTTTTTTCAGGTTCAGCTTCCAGATGGTACTACAGCTTACACTAGAAATGGACAATTTACAAAGGATTCAGAAGGTAATATAGTAAATTCAGATGGATACTATCTCATACCTCAAATGACTATTCCAGAAGGTTCGCAGTATTTAAGCATAGCAAAGGATGGTACGGTTTCTGTTATGCTTCCTGGAGAAACTGAAGAAACTCAAATAGGCCAAATTGAAATAGCAAATTTCATCAACCCAGCCGGACTTCACTCAATGGGCGATAATTTATATCTTGAAACAGGAGCAAGCGGTGCGCCTACTATAGGAGTTGCAGGACAAGATGGTTTTGGAGCTATAAGACACGGTTTTGTGGAAATGAGTAACGTGCAGCTTGTTGAGGAAATGACAGATTTAATCACAGGACAAAGAGCTTATGAAGCAGGCTCAAAGGCAATAACTACAAGCGATGAAATGCTTTCTATAGTCAATCAATTAAAAAGATAA
- a CDS encoding FlhB-like flagellar biosynthesis protein: MAKEVQKRKKAVALGYKKEVNNAPKILASGKGESAAKMISLAKEHGVPIKEDEDLVEILSKLDLGDEIPPSMYKAVAEVFAFIYQMANKK, encoded by the coding sequence GTGGCTAAAGAGGTGCAAAAAAGAAAAAAAGCCGTGGCCTTAGGCTATAAAAAAGAAGTAAATAATGCTCCTAAAATTTTAGCAAGCGGCAAGGGCGAAAGTGCTGCAAAGATGATAAGTCTAGCAAAAGAACACGGAGTGCCGATAAAAGAGGATGAGGACTTGGTTGAAATTTTATCAAAGCTTGATTTAGGAGATGAAATTCCACCAAGCATGTATAAGGCTGTAGCTGAAGTCTTTGCCTTTATTTATCAAATGGCTAATAAAAAATAA
- a CDS encoding flagellar hook-length control protein FliK, whose product MINTQVRNSINVSSNKTDLKDVVGKQNQSDNTKDALALALKKNLGLIQQGTNPSQLPLNDTQELNLKLKSLINKFLDQLHSQGSTSDKFIKQGSALNFAPNFSNELKFLASEMQKSDIFKDVLVKLEQILKPASETKTSNLAMLFKNSGVFFEAKLKDALSPELLPKSFHSLVNAIKSVSSDKIANEIIALANKELDPKSSLSELKNIIQNEQNINKEVIKNSSFKALLELGSKLENFKKYISKNPSLAQEKIQNLASKILTDLNKLEPKLKAEINKLENLALKDTSFLKNLNQSFLSLKENLKNILNPTPQNKNPSNNNTPQINTVNIKTQEKEHTNPFFSKNTNNDNKTSQKLEPSSVEAKNDSILKNELKDEKIETTKDKIEADKEVDIKENSNKNLQKSTKVEANELKNDDNNTDKNSQTKIENTDVKEEEQIKQSENKEAVDVEESKQEVSKENKEEISKESKEEILDEKQQDNKTSTKNDKEIKLDENKSKNTANLNDVKDDIKKDSIKTDNVNVKDDEAVQNKDLKANSQSQNTAKETSQNPQQQIQQKQETVKNLIFANEKMQMKELENLNQDINKLIKRVNEGLKQLDSSSFEAKLNINDIKNIEHKIKEAVKDLAKITVKNNDDIANELRNDIKSTLLQTASLAKANDNEAVANQANRLLAQIEINQLLSLANDSINTHIPFFWEDLNESKVIFKRGKKDKYFAQIKLNFAKLGELDVLISLNNEKYIDINIMAENKEFRKTIYENAHELKRALNKVGLLSSNFFVGDIIRSKFDTISVKNRAYDFEMGIDKKA is encoded by the coding sequence ATGATTAATACTCAAGTAAGAAACAGCATAAATGTAAGCTCGAACAAAACGGATTTAAAGGATGTTGTTGGCAAGCAAAACCAAAGCGATAACACCAAAGATGCCCTAGCTCTTGCACTAAAAAAAAATTTAGGCCTAATACAACAGGGCACAAACCCTTCTCAACTCCCGCTTAACGACACGCAAGAGCTTAATTTAAAGCTAAAAAGTTTAATTAATAAATTTCTAGACCAACTTCACTCGCAAGGTTCTACTAGCGATAAATTCATAAAGCAAGGCTCTGCCTTAAATTTCGCACCAAATTTTAGCAATGAGCTTAAATTTTTAGCAAGCGAAATGCAAAAAAGCGATATTTTTAAGGATGTTTTAGTAAAGCTAGAGCAAATTTTAAAACCTGCAAGCGAGACTAAAACTAGCAATCTAGCAATGCTTTTTAAAAACTCGGGCGTATTTTTTGAGGCGAAATTAAAAGACGCTTTAAGCCCTGAGCTTTTACCAAAAAGCTTTCATAGCCTTGTAAATGCCATTAAATCCGTAAGTAGTGATAAGATAGCTAATGAAATAATAGCCTTAGCAAATAAAGAGCTAGACCCTAAATCTTCTTTAAGCGAATTAAAAAATATCATACAAAATGAGCAAAATATAAATAAAGAAGTCATTAAAAATAGCTCTTTTAAAGCCTTGCTAGAGCTTGGCTCAAAGCTTGAAAATTTCAAAAAATACATAAGCAAAAATCCAAGCCTTGCCCAAGAAAAGATACAAAATTTAGCAAGTAAAATTTTAACTGACTTGAACAAATTAGAACCAAAATTAAAAGCGGAGATAAATAAATTAGAAAATTTGGCCTTAAAGGACACAAGTTTTTTAAAGAATTTAAATCAGTCTTTTTTAAGCCTAAAAGAAAATTTAAAAAACATCTTAAACCCTACGCCCCAAAACAAAAATCCCTCAAATAACAATACGCCACAAATAAACACGGTTAATATAAAAACTCAAGAAAAAGAACACACAAATCCATTTTTTAGCAAAAACACAAATAACGATAATAAAACAAGCCAAAAGCTAGAACCAAGCAGTGTTGAAGCAAAAAATGACAGTATTTTAAAAAATGAACTTAAAGATGAAAAAATAGAGACAACAAAGGATAAGATAGAAGCTGATAAAGAAGTTGATATAAAAGAAAATTCCAACAAAAACTTGCAAAAAAGCACTAAAGTAGAAGCTAATGAGCTTAAAAATGATGATAACAATACAGATAAAAATTCACAAACAAAGATAGAAAACACAGACGTAAAAGAAGAAGAGCAAATAAAACAGAGTGAAAATAAAGAAGCAGTAGATGTAGAGGAAAGCAAACAAGAGGTTTCAAAAGAAAATAAAGAAGAAATTTCAAAAGAGAGTAAAGAAGAAATTTTAGATGAAAAGCAACAAGACAATAAAACAAGCACAAAAAATGACAAAGAAATAAAATTAGATGAAAATAAAAGCAAAAACACCGCAAATTTAAACGATGTTAAAGATGATATAAAAAAAGATAGCATAAAAACTGATAATGTTAATGTCAAAGATGATGAGGCGGTGCAAAATAAGGACTTGAAAGCAAATTCACAAAGTCAAAATACAGCAAAAGAAACAAGCCAAAATCCGCAACAACAAATTCAGCAAAAGCAAGAAACGGTTAAAAATCTCATATTTGCAAATGAAAAAATGCAAATGAAAGAGCTTGAAAATTTAAATCAAGATATAAACAAGCTCATAAAAAGAGTAAATGAGGGCTTAAAGCAGCTTGATTCTAGCTCTTTTGAGGCAAAGCTAAACATTAACGACATCAAAAATATAGAACATAAAATCAAAGAAGCGGTGAAAGACCTAGCAAAAATTACAGTTAAAAATAACGATGACATAGCAAACGAACTAAGAAACGATATAAAATCCACCCTGCTTCAAACAGCAAGCCTAGCAAAAGCAAATGATAACGAAGCTGTGGCAAATCAAGCAAACCGCCTTTTAGCACAAATTGAAATCAACCAGCTACTATCCTTAGCAAATGATTCTATAAACACGCACATACCATTTTTCTGGGAGGATTTAAACGAATCTAAGGTTATATTTAAAAGAGGAAAAAAGGATAAATATTTTGCTCAAATTAAGCTAAATTTCGCAAAGCTTGGCGAACTCGATGTGTTAATTTCCTTAAACAATGAAAAATACATAGATATCAATATCATGGCTGAAAACAAAGAATTTAGAAAAACCATATACGAAAATGCTCACGAACTAAAAAGAGCCTTAAATAAAGTAGGACTGTTAAGCTCAAATTTCTTTGTAGGAGATATAATCCGCTCTAAATTTGACACGATAAGCGTTAAAAACCGTGCCTATGACTTTGAAATGGGTATAGATAAAAAGGCTTAG
- a CDS encoding MFS transporter yields MIKRILFSMSSLFISMAFLFVGNSLIISSVGVILKESGMSSFGIGLVNSCFYFGALLGTISAHKIISKIGHIRAFGVFTSLFSICIILHSLSYNVIFWSVLRFILGFCYCALLMLIESWLNEKAKNTVRSTVLGFYETVFYFSFGIGVLLIGVNFDNATIFAISACLIMFSSLPLNLIRIKQPQQPKASKISLPKIYTLVPLALVTSIIAGMLLNGFFSMSSLFILLQGYGAKEVSYFMFSVVLGGFLSQFLIGTISDKMGRKFTIILCASISLAVMLLFLFFDMNIYLQCVFAFLLGTLTCLYALALARANDMLEDKSLTVEVGRAVLFCYYLSSLFSPLILGFLMQKFGHMGFVWFYTACLVFLILFAIGKPNIQRGRYKRNPGNMVIYDD; encoded by the coding sequence ATGATTAAGAGAATTTTATTTTCAATGTCTTCTTTATTCATATCAATGGCGTTTCTTTTTGTTGGAAATTCATTGATAATAAGCTCTGTTGGTGTTATACTAAAAGAAAGTGGGATGAGTTCTTTTGGTATAGGGCTTGTGAATTCTTGCTTTTACTTTGGGGCTTTGCTTGGCACCATATCAGCTCATAAAATAATCTCAAAGATAGGCCATATCAGAGCTTTTGGTGTTTTTACCTCCTTATTTTCAATCTGTATAATCTTGCACTCGCTAAGCTATAATGTAATTTTTTGGTCTGTGCTTCGCTTTATCTTAGGCTTTTGTTACTGCGCCTTGCTTATGCTAATAGAATCTTGGCTAAATGAAAAGGCTAAAAATACCGTTCGTTCAACAGTGCTTGGCTTTTACGAAACTGTGTTTTATTTCTCCTTTGGTATAGGTGTTTTGCTAATTGGCGTGAATTTTGATAATGCCACTATCTTTGCTATAAGTGCTTGTTTGATTATGTTTTCATCTTTACCTCTTAATCTAATCCGCATAAAACAACCGCAACAACCAAAAGCAAGCAAAATTTCCCTGCCAAAAATATACACCCTAGTTCCTTTGGCCTTAGTAACTAGCATAATAGCTGGCATGCTTTTAAATGGCTTTTTTTCCATGTCCTCGCTTTTTATACTTCTTCAGGGATACGGCGCTAAGGAAGTTTCTTACTTTATGTTTAGCGTTGTGCTTGGTGGCTTTTTGTCTCAGTTTTTAATAGGCACAATTTCTGATAAAATGGGTAGGAAATTTACCATTATACTTTGTGCTAGCATTTCTCTTGCTGTTATGCTCTTGTTTTTATTTTTTGATATGAATATATATTTGCAGTGCGTTTTTGCCTTTTTGTTAGGAACTTTAACCTGTCTTTATGCTTTGGCCTTGGCTAGAGCCAATGACATGCTAGAGGATAAGTCTTTGACTGTTGAAGTCGGCAGGGCTGTGCTTTTTTGCTATTATCTTTCCTCTTTATTCTCTCCTTTGATACTTGGCTTTTTAATGCAAAAATTCGGCCACATGGGCTTTGTGTGGTTCTATACTGCATGTTTAGTCTTTTTAATACTCTTTGCCATAGGAAAACCAAACATACAAAGGGGAAGATATAAACGAAATCCGGGCAATATGGTGATTTACGATGATTAA
- a CDS encoding MATE family efflux transporter, which translates to MATKQLSLHKLTIPIFLEMLLRYLTIIINTYMVTQYSNYLVGAMGAGNQIIGIFFTIFSFLSVGCSIVIAQAIGARDSVLAKKAIHQSLFFNAILGLICAVFIFLCGDFLLELMNIPKELLAHSKIYLHLLAICLFFDAIAIVLAAIIRVYNLVYWVMIASFTMDLVVVSVNYYVLNYTNLELFGVGVANIISRFFAISILLFVFFFKLKVKIDFKELLRLDTSVLKKILGVGVFSAGENLIWVVQYAIAFSFVASLGPANLSVQTVYFQISMFVMLTGQAISVANEIIIGKLVGANFLNVAYKHTWRAFYFSILVTLFVVVCFYIFQDFIMNILNLGQEFKDIMKPLFLLSIFLEVSRTFNIVMVNSLRASGDARFPFLSACVFMLGVSLPVAYVLCFYFSLGILGVWIGFLCDEFFRGLTNAFRWKSRKWQGKSLV; encoded by the coding sequence ATGGCTACTAAGCAGCTATCTTTACACAAGCTTACAATACCCATTTTTTTAGAGATGTTGCTAAGGTATTTAACAATCATCATAAATACATACATGGTCACGCAGTATTCAAACTACTTAGTCGGTGCCATGGGTGCTGGCAATCAAATCATAGGCATATTTTTTACAATTTTTAGCTTTCTAAGCGTTGGCTGTAGCATAGTTATCGCCCAGGCCATCGGTGCAAGAGATAGTGTTTTGGCCAAAAAAGCTATACATCAAAGCTTGTTTTTTAATGCTATTTTAGGCCTTATTTGTGCTGTATTTATATTTTTGTGCGGGGATTTTTTACTAGAACTTATGAATATACCAAAAGAGCTTTTAGCCCATAGTAAAATTTACTTGCATTTGCTGGCCATTTGTCTGTTTTTTGACGCCATAGCCATAGTTTTAGCAGCTATTATAAGGGTTTATAATCTTGTGTATTGGGTTATGATAGCTTCATTTACCATGGATCTTGTCGTTGTGAGTGTGAATTATTATGTACTAAACTACACCAATTTAGAGCTTTTTGGAGTAGGTGTAGCAAATATCATATCAAGATTTTTTGCCATAAGCATACTGCTTTTTGTGTTTTTCTTTAAGTTAAAGGTTAAAATAGATTTTAAAGAATTGCTAAGGCTTGACACTTCTGTGCTTAAGAAAATTTTAGGCGTGGGTGTTTTTTCTGCCGGTGAAAATTTGATTTGGGTGGTGCAGTACGCCATAGCCTTTTCTTTCGTTGCCTCTTTGGGTCCCGCAAATTTAAGCGTTCAAACTGTTTATTTTCAAATTTCTATGTTTGTAATGCTAACAGGACAGGCAATTAGCGTAGCAAATGAGATAATCATAGGCAAATTAGTAGGGGCAAATTTCTTAAATGTCGCTTACAAGCACACTTGGAGGGCTTTTTATTTTTCTATCCTTGTAACCTTGTTTGTTGTTGTGTGTTTTTATATTTTTCAAGATTTTATTATGAATATCTTAAATTTAGGCCAAGAATTTAAGGACATAATGAAGCCTTTGTTTTTGCTTTCTATATTTTTAGAAGTGTCAAGAACATTTAACATAGTCATGGTAAATTCCTTGCGTGCAAGCGGGGATGCTAGGTTTCCATTTTTAAGTGCTTGTGTTTTTATGTTAGGCGTGTCGCTGCCTGTTGCTTATGTTTTGTGTTTTTATTTTTCGCTTGGAATTTTGGGTGTTTGGATAGGGTTTTTGTGTGATGAATTTTTTAGAGGGCTTACTAATGCTTTTAGGTGGAAGAGTAGGAAATGGCAAGGAAAATCTTTGGTTTAG
- a CDS encoding SprT-like domain-containing protein codes for MARKIFGLEELRYKNFSILKEYKKVKYLRLKIDKNLNLKLTVPFTCLDDDVKLFLDKHYKWLCEKYELLRKAKEQDTSRVFFLGKAYKLCFDENISKSKVHKGMILSKNQQEYELFLRKSAEKIFGFYIKKWQDKFPRQIKKVKIKKMKTRWGSCNHSKAYINLNLNLLSKSLKAIEYVILHELNHLKFPHHQREFYENLQKLMPDFRQRELEFKLR; via the coding sequence ATGGCAAGGAAAATCTTTGGTTTAGAAGAGCTTAGATATAAAAATTTCAGCATACTAAAAGAATACAAGAAAGTAAAATATCTAAGATTAAAAATTGATAAAAACTTAAATTTAAAGCTAACAGTGCCTTTTACTTGCTTGGATGATGATGTGAAGTTATTTTTAGACAAACACTACAAATGGCTTTGCGAGAAATACGAACTTTTAAGAAAGGCAAAAGAGCAGGATACATCAAGGGTATTTTTTCTAGGCAAGGCTTATAAATTATGCTTTGATGAAAATATAAGCAAAAGTAAGGTGCATAAAGGCATGATACTTAGTAAAAATCAGCAAGAATACGAGCTTTTTTTACGAAAGAGTGCTGAGAAAATTTTTGGCTTTTATATAAAAAAATGGCAAGATAAATTTCCAAGACAGATAAAAAAAGTTAAGATAAAAAAGATGAAAACGCGTTGGGGTTCTTGCAATCACTCAAAAGCTTACATAAACTTAAATTTAAACCTCTTATCAAAAAGCTTAAAAGCTATAGAATATGTCATCTTGCACGAGCTAAACCACCTAAAATTTCCTCACCATCAAAGAGAATTTTACGAGAATTTGCAAAAACTTATGCCTGATTTTCGCCAAAGAGAGCTTGAATTTAAGCTTCGTTAA
- a CDS encoding DUF4149 domain-containing protein yields MRAVNLLLLASVIGIELFIGIVVTSYIFYPPSGLDGEILLDRFESGLIMTQIFLKFAYFLLFVSFVNAVYESFSKDKKLKILKIILSVIILALSLLFLFYYTLPMLDFQVQVMSKELDISYFASEDFASFHKQSELLAKILVIFQAILFFLSFKTADKAYNDKS; encoded by the coding sequence ATGAGAGCTGTAAATTTACTGCTTTTAGCCTCTGTAATAGGCATAGAGCTTTTCATAGGTATAGTTGTAACATCTTATATATTCTACCCGCCAAGTGGTCTTGATGGCGAAATTTTGCTTGATAGGTTTGAAAGTGGGCTGATAATGACGCAAATATTTCTTAAATTTGCTTATTTTTTGCTTTTTGTATCCTTTGTAAATGCCGTTTATGAGAGCTTTTCTAAGGATAAGAAGTTAAAAATTTTAAAAATTATACTTTCTGTGATAATTTTGGCACTATCTTTGCTTTTCTTATTTTATTACACCTTGCCTATGCTTGATTTTCAAGTGCAGGTGATGAGTAAGGAACTAGATATATCTTACTTTGCTAGCGAGGATTTTGCTTCCTTTCATAAACAAAGTGAGTTGCTTGCTAAAATTTTGGTTATTTTTCAAGCTATATTGTTCTTTTTAAGTTTCAAAACAGCTGACAAAGCATATAATGATAAAAGTTAG
- a CDS encoding flagellin, translated as MTINNNPQGISQANYLNDAKKTSDTALDRIAAMRAIDGKDGANLAIADSLMSQYSTVDQGIANSYDAIAVLQIADSSLNRINESADRLSELSVRSNNAALSDNQRAMLNTEAQRVITSINDAFNNTQYNGKNVFQSMEFVVGSGVEQTNLNPINTSELSLDNTDAIQRFSEDVSRLRADIGAGINAIYSNMNASMENSVNLKDAENRLLNNDMAVNVNQLNEGFLKQNSASFMMAHQNNILQTKIASLLN; from the coding sequence ATGACTATAAATAACAATCCGCAAGGAATTTCTCAGGCGAACTACCTAAACGACGCTAAGAAAACTAGTGATACAGCACTAGACCGCATAGCTGCTATGCGTGCTATAGATGGAAAAGACGGAGCAAATTTGGCTATAGCAGATTCTTTAATGTCGCAATATAGCACTGTAGATCAGGGCATAGCAAATTCTTATGATGCGATAGCTGTTTTGCAAATTGCTGATTCTAGTTTAAACCGCATAAATGAAAGTGCTGACAGGCTAAGTGAGCTTTCTGTCCGCTCTAATAACGCTGCACTAAGCGATAACCAAAGAGCTATGCTAAATACCGAAGCACAAAGAGTTATAACATCTATAAACGACGCTTTTAATAATACTCAGTATAATGGCAAAAATGTGTTTCAGTCTATGGAATTTGTGGTTGGTTCAGGAGTGGAGCAGACCAATTTAAATCCTATAAACACAAGCGAATTAAGCCTTGATAATACAGACGCCATACAAAGATTTTCAGAGGATGTGTCAAGATTAAGAGCTGATATAGGTGCTGGGATAAATGCCATTTATAGCAATATGAACGCAAGTATGGAAAATAGCGTAAATTTAAAAGACGCTGAAAACAGGCTTTTAAATAATGATATGGCAGTAAATGTAAATCAACTAAACGAAGGCTTTTTAAAGCAAAATTCAGCCTCTTTTATGATGGCTCATCAAAACAATATTTTACAAACCAAAATCGCCTCACTTTTAAACTAA
- a CDS encoding Cj0814 family flagellar-dependent secreted protein produces MSVINPYDNSSILAYSKAKKEAKQSSSLNFANVFAQNLNSKLYEIQQDNALQNALSEAKIEYKNKNLSSLNTEVKKADLGIISALSSLDKTVKSNFAYGYSVDEKGFMGADFNLAANIPLDFKIHKSTLDEMERYAQNKSNNPHRASYVGAKSYFAELDMAHIIGQNYNLFADFAKKASFFDKDSFSQSDLEALPKGVEYSKSKYDFISHTHDISDVSVTHIYKNEADIKEKNDIYLSLMTMGIDYSGVLELDFNTNMKKDADISSEFSFNPDFSMYENEDGSKSLESLFLSFIKSSSPALGGGDTKLDPKVEIYNMAMEKLSKHEKPMDIALLNSQFDFMNYILENANSDRFSTLHFSLWAEENFGVRGSEYGKAAAYGPSFDEAYKNGFRMPTDLVLSEAKDIFERFHRINAKTAV; encoded by the coding sequence ATGTCAGTTATAAATCCTTACGATAATTCCTCTATACTAGCCTACTCAAAGGCCAAAAAAGAAGCAAAACAAAGTTCGTCTTTAAATTTTGCTAATGTCTTTGCACAAAATTTAAACTCAAAATTATATGAAATACAACAAGATAACGCCTTACAAAATGCCTTAAGCGAAGCAAAGATAGAATACAAAAATAAAAATTTATCAAGCCTTAACACTGAGGTAAAAAAGGCTGATTTAGGCATAATATCTGCCCTATCATCACTTGATAAAACTGTAAAATCAAATTTTGCTTACGGCTACTCTGTCGATGAAAAAGGCTTTATGGGTGCTGATTTTAACCTAGCTGCAAATATACCACTTGATTTTAAAATTCACAAAAGCACTTTAGATGAGATGGAAAGGTATGCACAAAATAAATCAAACAATCCTCACAGAGCCTCCTATGTAGGTGCTAAGTCTTATTTTGCCGAGCTTGATATGGCTCACATCATAGGGCAAAATTATAATCTCTTTGCTGATTTTGCAAAAAAGGCTTCATTTTTTGACAAGGACTCTTTTTCTCAAAGTGATTTAGAGGCTTTGCCAAAGGGAGTAGAGTATAGTAAATCAAAATACGATTTTATAAGCCATACCCACGATATAAGCGATGTCTCAGTAACACATATCTATAAAAATGAGGCTGATATAAAAGAGAAAAATGATATTTATTTATCTTTGATGACTATGGGTATTGATTATTCAGGTGTGCTTGAGCTTGATTTTAATACAAATATGAAAAAAGACGCTGATATAAGTAGTGAATTTAGCTTTAATCCTGATTTTTCTATGTATGAAAATGAGGACGGTAGCAAAAGCTTAGAGTCTTTATTTCTAAGCTTTATCAAAAGCTCAAGCCCTGCCTTAGGCGGAGGAGACACAAAGCTTGATCCTAAGGTTGAAATTTATAATATGGCTATGGAAAAACTAAGCAAACACGAAAAGCCTATGGATATAGCTTTGCTAAATTCCCAATTTGACTTTATGAACTATATCCTAGAAAATGCTAACAGTGATAGATTTTCAACACTGCACTTTTCTTTGTGGGCTGAAGAGAACTTTGGAGTAAGAGGAAGTGAGTATGGCAAGGCTGCTGCTTATGGACCTAGCTTTGATGAGGCTTATAAAAATGGCTTTAGAATGCCAACAGATTTGGTTTTATCTGAGGCAAAAGACATTTTTGAAAGATTTCACAGGATAAACGCAAAAACAGCAGTGTAA